One genomic segment of Hippoglossus hippoglossus isolate fHipHip1 chromosome 22, fHipHip1.pri, whole genome shotgun sequence includes these proteins:
- the ktn1 gene encoding kinectin isoform X5 yields the protein MAVDIYDSQYLLILAPSLVIALMFLFFWLFMKETSYDEVLARQKRDLKLPPSRPDTRKKNEKKKSKKKESTSGGGSGGGGGESEEDMRDFDIADGANSSTLEGEEEPTPVATPDPSPPTPTPYVAAPVATEAPAGLRERKKKEKKAARAAAAAAAAAAAADAATAPSVEEPEVNGSKPVSRKAETPLAASKQSSPPSPQLEVQVQVQSAPVQAQTPPQISGKKERRKKQKTEHVDEQQPEVKAEQAPAPVKKEAPIVAETKVLDGATPTVTAGKKKNSAKKQKTEPVDDAHVLADSAASANHQAAQNDDVPSKGSGKKQKNETDKENTEVKLKELLSGLSSLALSEAEAVSVLALLREKSPNALDAWHKSAARPDPAAQERERLLSTLQEEASIAKDKVKQLSQELQVEKQKTGRVEAMMREQRAAMEKELGGMQAKAQGSYQDNQTIQIKFQQVREQLESQITRLQQENGILRDAVSSATNQMESKNSAELNKLRSEYAGLMKELADNNGKLQQEEHQRKSLEVGYKQNVSQLEAQLQDAKRRWEELQNFLHSVNAERENLQASKQELHSQMLAAETEMNNKNKEIQTLHSSLTDAMVSKERLEQRVRELMEMSQHSMPDDSLQTRVQELMNENKGFQVQNETLQVQNENMQAQMSSQATHFSHIEELQKLLSEKELQRKSLEDSLNAERSSMASRETDMQAMHNDNMSMKAEVQNLQAQVSDQTASQLVLDQFQKSVREKEENMKTVEDLLEKGLIEVANKEEELKAVREEKEALKQEIESLKGQSAEQASSESIVEELQSKIQEKDVKLKSMEESLQAAQDGISTRDKTVESVEQHLATLQAEMEQLRQKEMADELTHSSGLAALQAEMDQLSQKCMTDELTNSAAHLQEHQDHLAAKEQQIQMLQAELEAQTKDMSEKMEQQLHTAGPNPELLAALSEKDQQVADLRGEVAELRDSLDLHRKKNNENETTLATFQAECRDVLHRLLPHVPLPTEQNHEEWLHKFEMTVAENSAAQSTPASGDSEGMAEKLKESEESQRILQKDCETYKKVLAETEGILQRLQNSVEQEESRWRVKLDVAQGEAGEMSQKVTALEQEIERLTDGADMENLRREKQHLESELERAERESATYVTEVRELKDLLTELQTRLDGSNTEAFRQNEELNLLKTQLTETLSKLEGEETERQKVAGDLHKAQQSLDLIQGELSNVTDNADGLIENSSPSSQGEAIDRKEKMAAGLNQTVRELQQLLQGVSRQLAKGQEGVADKDLPKV from the exons aTGGCGGTGGATATCTATGACTCTCAGTACCTGCTCATCCTGGCCCCTTCTCTGGTCATCGCCCTCATGTTCCTGTTCTTCTGGCTCTTCATGAAGGAAACCTCCTACGATGAGGTGCTGGCCAGGCAGAAACGTGACCTCAAGCTGCCACCATCCAGGCCAGACACTCGTaagaagaatgaaaagaagaagagcaagaagAAGGAAAGTACCAGCGGgggaggcagtggaggtggCGGAGGAGAGTCTGAAGAGGACATGCGAGACTTTGATATTGCTGATGGCGCCAACAGTTCCACTctagagggagaggaggaaccTACACCTGTGGCTACACCAGATCCTTCTCCACCAACTCCTACTCCTTATGTGGCTGCTCCGGTGGCAACTGAGGCTCCTGCCGgtctgagggagagaaagaagaaggagaaaaaggctgccagggctgctgcagctgcagctgccgccgctgctgcggCTGATGCAGCTACAGCTCCCTCCGTTGAGGAGCCAGAAGTGAACGGATCCAAGCCGGTCAGCCGCAAGGCAGAGACACCTCTGGCTGCTAGCAAACAGTCCAGCCCACCCTCTCCCCAGCTTGAGGTTCAGGTCCAGGTCCAATCTGCTCCTGTTCAGGCTCAGACACCTCCTCAGATCTCtgggaagaaggagaggaggaagaagcaaaaAACAGAGCATG TGGATGAGCAGCAGCCAGAGGTTAAAGCAGAGCAGGCTCCAGCACCAGTCAAGAAGGAAGCTCCCATTGTGGCTGAAACCAAAGTTCTGGATGGTGCAACCCCAACTGTTACTGctgggaagaagaagaactctGCCAAGAAGCAAAAAACCGAGCCTG TAGATGATGCCCACGTTCTGGCTGACTCAGCAGCTTCTGCCAACCACCAGGCTGCTCAAAACGACGATGTACCGTCCAAAGGGTCTGGCAAGAAACAGAAGAATGAGACTGACAAAG aGAACACAGAGGTGAAACTGAAGGAGCTGCTGTCTGGTCTGTCCAGCCTGGCTCTGTCAGAGGCTGAGGCCGTCAGTGTGCTGGCCCTCCTCAGGGAGAAGAGTCCCAATGCTTTGGATGCCTGGCACAAA TCTGCAGCCAGGCCTGACCCAGCTGCCCAGGAAAGAGAAAGACTGCTATCAACTCTCCAGGAGGAGGCCTCCATTGCCAAGGACAAAGTGAAACAACTCAGCCAG GAGCTTCAGGTGGAGAAGCAAAAGACAGGAAGGGTGGAGGCCATGATGAGAGAGCAACGTGCAGCCATGGAGAAAGAACTGGGTGGAATGCAGGCCAAGGCGCAGGGCAGCTACCAGGACAACCAGACCATTCAGATAAAG TTCCAACAGGTGAGGGAGCAGCTGGAAAGCCAGATCACTCGCCTGCAGCAGGAGAACGGCATCCTGAGGGACGCGGTCAGCTCGGCCACCAACCAGATGGAGAGCAA GAATTCAGCAGAGCTGAACAAGCTGCGTTCTGAGTACGCCGGTCTGATGAAAGAGCTGGCAGACAACAACGgcaagctgcagcaggaggagcaccAGAGGAAGTCACTGGAGGTCGGCTACAAGCAGAACGTGTCCCAGCTGGAG GCCCAACTGCAGGATGCCAAGAGACGCTGGGAAGAACTGCAGAACTTCCTCCACAGTGTCAAtgctgagagagagaatctTCAGGCCTCTAAACAAG aGCTTCACAGCCAGATGCTGGCAGCCGAGACAGAGATGAACAACAAGAACAAGGAGATCCAGACTCTACACAGCAGCCTGACAGACGCCATGGTCTCGAAGGAGCGGCTTGAGCAGAGAGTGAGGGAGCTTATGGAGATGTCCCAGCACAGTATGCCTGACGACTCACTGCAGACGCGTGTTCAG GAGCTTATGAATGAAAACAAGGGTTTCCAGGTCCAGAACGAGACACTGCAAGTCCAGAATGAGAATATGCAAGCCCAGATGTCTTCACAG GCTACTCATTTCTCTCACATTGAGGAGCTACAGAAgct ATTGTCTGAAAAGGAGTTGCAGAGGAAGAGTCTGGAGGATTCTCTAAATGCTGAGAGGAGCAGTATGGCCAGTAGAGAAACTGACATGCAG GCCATGCACAATGACAACATGTCAATGAAGGCAGAGGTTCAGAATCTGCAGGCACAGGTTTCTGATCAG ACTGCGTCCCAGCTGGTGTTGGACCAGTTCCAGAAGAG TGTCCgggaaaaagaggagaacaTGAAAACCGTAGAGGACCTGCTGGAGAAGGGGCTGATTGAAGTGGCCAACAAGGAGGAAGAGCTCAAG GCtgtaagagaagagaaggaggcaCTAAAACAAGAAATCGAGAGTCTTAAGGGACAATCGGCAGAACAG GCATCATCAGAGTCGATAGTGGAGGAGCTCCAGAGCAA GATCcaagagaaagatgtgaagctaAAATCAATGGAGGAGAGTTTACAGGCAGCACAAGATGGCATTTCTACCAGAGACAAGACAGTTGAG TCTGTGGAGCAGCATTTGGCCACCCTGCAGGCAGAAATGgagcagctgagacagaaagagatggCAGATGAGTTGACCCACTCATCTGGCTTGGCCGCCCTGCAGGCAGAAATGGACCAGCTGAGCCAGAAGTGTATGACAGATGAGTTGACCAACTCGGCTGCTCACCTCCAAGAACACCAGGATCA CCTCGCGGCGAAGGAACAGCAGATCCAGATGCTGCAAGCTGAGCTGGAGGCACAGACTAAAGACATGAGTGAGAAGATGGAGCAG CAGTTGCACACAGCAGGGCCAAACCCAGAGCTTCTTGCAGC GTTGTCAGAGAAGGATCAGCAGGTGGCAGATCTGCGGGGTGAGGTGGCGGAGCTGAGGGACTCGCTGGACCTGCATAGGAAGAAGAACAAC GAGAACGAGACAACGCTAGCAACATTTCAGGCCGAGTGTCGAGATGTTCTGCACAGACTTCTGCCCCATGTGCCTCTGCCCACTGAACAG AACCATGAGGAGTGGCTCCACAAATTTGAGATGACAGTAGCTGAAAACTCAGCTGCACAGTCCACCCCTGCATCAGGGGACTCTGAG GGCATGGCTGAGAAGCTGAAAGAATCTGAAGAATCCCAAAGGATCCTACAGAAAGACTGTGAGACGTACAAGAAGGTGTTGGCAGAGACG GAGGGTATCCTGCAACGCCTCCAGAACAGCGTGGAGCAGGAGGAGTCTCGCTGGAGGGTGAAGCTGGATGTCGCGCAGGGCGAAGCCGGAGAG ATGAGCCAGAAAGTCACAGCTTTGGAGCAGGAGATTGAGAGACTAACAGATGGAGCAGATATGGAAAAT ctgagaagagaaaagcagcattTGGAATCCGAGCTGGAGAGGGCGGAGCGTGAGAGCGCCACCTATGTGACAGAGGTTAGAGAG CTCAAAGATCTGTTGACTGAATTGCAGACCAGACTTGATGGCTCAAATACAGAGGCTTTCAGACAGAATGAGGAGCTGAATTTG CTGAAAACCCAGCTCACTGAGACTCTGTCCAAACTGGAGGGGGAAGAGACCGAGAGGCAAAAGGTGGCTGGTGATTTGCATAAG GCCCAGCAGTCTCTTGATCTGATTCAGGGGGAGCTCTCAAATGTGACGGACAATGCGGATGGCCTGATCGAGAATAGCAGTCCGTCATCACAGGGG GAGGCGATCGACAGAAAGGAGAAAATGGCTGCAGGTCTGAACCAGACAGTCCGAGAGCTACAGCAGTTGCTACAAGGCGTCAGCCGGCAACTCGCCAAGGGACAGGAAGGG
- the ktn1 gene encoding kinectin isoform X8 — protein MAVDIYDSQYLLILAPSLVIALMFLFFWLFMKETSYDEVLARQKRDLKLPPSRPDTRKKNEKKKSKKKESTSGGGSGGGGGESEEDMRDFDIADGANSSTLEGEEEPTPVATPDPSPPTPTPYVAAPVATEAPAGLRERKKKEKKAARAAAAAAAAAAAADAATAPSVEEPEVNGSKPVSRKAETPLAASKQSSPPSPQLEVQVQVQSAPVQAQTPPQISGKKERRKKQKTEHDDAHVLADSAASANHQAAQNDDVPSKGSGKKQKNETDKENTEVKLKELLSGLSSLALSEAEAVSVLALLREKSPNALDAWHKSAARPDPAAQERERLLSTLQEEASIAKDKVKQLSQELQVEKQKTGRVEAMMREQRAAMEKELGGMQAKAQGSYQDNQTIQIKFQQVREQLESQITRLQQENGILRDAVSSATNQMESKNSAELNKLRSEYAGLMKELADNNGKLQQEEHQRKSLEVGYKQNVSQLEAQLQDAKRRWEELQNFLHSVNAERENLQASKQELHSQMLAAETEMNNKNKEIQTLHSSLTDAMVSKERLEQRVRELMEMSQHSMPDDSLQTRVQELMNENKGFQVQNETLQVQNENMQAQMSSQATHFSHIEELQKLLSEKELQRKSLEDSLNAERSSMASRETDMQAMHNDNMSMKAEVQNLQAQVSDQTASQLVLDQFQKSVREKEENMKTVEDLLEKGLIEVANKEEELKAVREEKEALKQEIESLKGQSAEQASSESIVEELQSKIQEKDVKLKSMEESLQAAQDGISTRDKTVESVEQHLATLQAEMEQLRQKEMADELTHSSGLAALQAEMDQLSQKCMTDELTNSAAHLQEHQDHLAAKEQQIQMLQAELEAQTKDMSEKMEQQLHTAGPNPELLAALSEKDQQVADLRGEVAELRDSLDLHRKKNNELREKNWSAMEALSATESMLQGKLSKAVKENETTLATFQAECRDVLHRLLPHVPLPTEQNHEEWLHKFEMTVAENSAAQSTPASGDSEGMAEKLKESEESQRILQKDCETYKKVLAETEGILQRLQNSVEQEESRWRVKLDVAQGEAGEMSQKVTALEQEIERLTDGADMENLRREKQHLESELERAERESATYVTEVRELKDLLTELQTRLDGSNTEAFRQNEELNLLKTQLTETLSKLEGEETERQKVAGDLHKAQQSLDLIQGELSNVTDNADGLIENSSPSSQGEAIDRKEKMAAGLNQTVRELQQLLQGVSRQLAKGQEGVADKDLPKV, from the exons aTGGCGGTGGATATCTATGACTCTCAGTACCTGCTCATCCTGGCCCCTTCTCTGGTCATCGCCCTCATGTTCCTGTTCTTCTGGCTCTTCATGAAGGAAACCTCCTACGATGAGGTGCTGGCCAGGCAGAAACGTGACCTCAAGCTGCCACCATCCAGGCCAGACACTCGTaagaagaatgaaaagaagaagagcaagaagAAGGAAAGTACCAGCGGgggaggcagtggaggtggCGGAGGAGAGTCTGAAGAGGACATGCGAGACTTTGATATTGCTGATGGCGCCAACAGTTCCACTctagagggagaggaggaaccTACACCTGTGGCTACACCAGATCCTTCTCCACCAACTCCTACTCCTTATGTGGCTGCTCCGGTGGCAACTGAGGCTCCTGCCGgtctgagggagagaaagaagaaggagaaaaaggctgccagggctgctgcagctgcagctgccgccgctgctgcggCTGATGCAGCTACAGCTCCCTCCGTTGAGGAGCCAGAAGTGAACGGATCCAAGCCGGTCAGCCGCAAGGCAGAGACACCTCTGGCTGCTAGCAAACAGTCCAGCCCACCCTCTCCCCAGCTTGAGGTTCAGGTCCAGGTCCAATCTGCTCCTGTTCAGGCTCAGACACCTCCTCAGATCTCtgggaagaaggagaggaggaagaagcaaaaAACAGAGCATG ATGATGCCCACGTTCTGGCTGACTCAGCAGCTTCTGCCAACCACCAGGCTGCTCAAAACGACGATGTACCGTCCAAAGGGTCTGGCAAGAAACAGAAGAATGAGACTGACAAAG aGAACACAGAGGTGAAACTGAAGGAGCTGCTGTCTGGTCTGTCCAGCCTGGCTCTGTCAGAGGCTGAGGCCGTCAGTGTGCTGGCCCTCCTCAGGGAGAAGAGTCCCAATGCTTTGGATGCCTGGCACAAA TCTGCAGCCAGGCCTGACCCAGCTGCCCAGGAAAGAGAAAGACTGCTATCAACTCTCCAGGAGGAGGCCTCCATTGCCAAGGACAAAGTGAAACAACTCAGCCAG GAGCTTCAGGTGGAGAAGCAAAAGACAGGAAGGGTGGAGGCCATGATGAGAGAGCAACGTGCAGCCATGGAGAAAGAACTGGGTGGAATGCAGGCCAAGGCGCAGGGCAGCTACCAGGACAACCAGACCATTCAGATAAAG TTCCAACAGGTGAGGGAGCAGCTGGAAAGCCAGATCACTCGCCTGCAGCAGGAGAACGGCATCCTGAGGGACGCGGTCAGCTCGGCCACCAACCAGATGGAGAGCAA GAATTCAGCAGAGCTGAACAAGCTGCGTTCTGAGTACGCCGGTCTGATGAAAGAGCTGGCAGACAACAACGgcaagctgcagcaggaggagcaccAGAGGAAGTCACTGGAGGTCGGCTACAAGCAGAACGTGTCCCAGCTGGAG GCCCAACTGCAGGATGCCAAGAGACGCTGGGAAGAACTGCAGAACTTCCTCCACAGTGTCAAtgctgagagagagaatctTCAGGCCTCTAAACAAG aGCTTCACAGCCAGATGCTGGCAGCCGAGACAGAGATGAACAACAAGAACAAGGAGATCCAGACTCTACACAGCAGCCTGACAGACGCCATGGTCTCGAAGGAGCGGCTTGAGCAGAGAGTGAGGGAGCTTATGGAGATGTCCCAGCACAGTATGCCTGACGACTCACTGCAGACGCGTGTTCAG GAGCTTATGAATGAAAACAAGGGTTTCCAGGTCCAGAACGAGACACTGCAAGTCCAGAATGAGAATATGCAAGCCCAGATGTCTTCACAG GCTACTCATTTCTCTCACATTGAGGAGCTACAGAAgct ATTGTCTGAAAAGGAGTTGCAGAGGAAGAGTCTGGAGGATTCTCTAAATGCTGAGAGGAGCAGTATGGCCAGTAGAGAAACTGACATGCAG GCCATGCACAATGACAACATGTCAATGAAGGCAGAGGTTCAGAATCTGCAGGCACAGGTTTCTGATCAG ACTGCGTCCCAGCTGGTGTTGGACCAGTTCCAGAAGAG TGTCCgggaaaaagaggagaacaTGAAAACCGTAGAGGACCTGCTGGAGAAGGGGCTGATTGAAGTGGCCAACAAGGAGGAAGAGCTCAAG GCtgtaagagaagagaaggaggcaCTAAAACAAGAAATCGAGAGTCTTAAGGGACAATCGGCAGAACAG GCATCATCAGAGTCGATAGTGGAGGAGCTCCAGAGCAA GATCcaagagaaagatgtgaagctaAAATCAATGGAGGAGAGTTTACAGGCAGCACAAGATGGCATTTCTACCAGAGACAAGACAGTTGAG TCTGTGGAGCAGCATTTGGCCACCCTGCAGGCAGAAATGgagcagctgagacagaaagagatggCAGATGAGTTGACCCACTCATCTGGCTTGGCCGCCCTGCAGGCAGAAATGGACCAGCTGAGCCAGAAGTGTATGACAGATGAGTTGACCAACTCGGCTGCTCACCTCCAAGAACACCAGGATCA CCTCGCGGCGAAGGAACAGCAGATCCAGATGCTGCAAGCTGAGCTGGAGGCACAGACTAAAGACATGAGTGAGAAGATGGAGCAG CAGTTGCACACAGCAGGGCCAAACCCAGAGCTTCTTGCAGC GTTGTCAGAGAAGGATCAGCAGGTGGCAGATCTGCGGGGTGAGGTGGCGGAGCTGAGGGACTCGCTGGACCTGCATAGGAAGAAGAACAAC GAGCTCCGGGAGAAAAACTGGAGTGCAATGGAAGCTCTGTCTGCCACCGAGTCCATGCTTCAAGGAAAACTCAGCAAAGCTGTCAAG GAGAACGAGACAACGCTAGCAACATTTCAGGCCGAGTGTCGAGATGTTCTGCACAGACTTCTGCCCCATGTGCCTCTGCCCACTGAACAG AACCATGAGGAGTGGCTCCACAAATTTGAGATGACAGTAGCTGAAAACTCAGCTGCACAGTCCACCCCTGCATCAGGGGACTCTGAG GGCATGGCTGAGAAGCTGAAAGAATCTGAAGAATCCCAAAGGATCCTACAGAAAGACTGTGAGACGTACAAGAAGGTGTTGGCAGAGACG GAGGGTATCCTGCAACGCCTCCAGAACAGCGTGGAGCAGGAGGAGTCTCGCTGGAGGGTGAAGCTGGATGTCGCGCAGGGCGAAGCCGGAGAG ATGAGCCAGAAAGTCACAGCTTTGGAGCAGGAGATTGAGAGACTAACAGATGGAGCAGATATGGAAAAT ctgagaagagaaaagcagcattTGGAATCCGAGCTGGAGAGGGCGGAGCGTGAGAGCGCCACCTATGTGACAGAGGTTAGAGAG CTCAAAGATCTGTTGACTGAATTGCAGACCAGACTTGATGGCTCAAATACAGAGGCTTTCAGACAGAATGAGGAGCTGAATTTG CTGAAAACCCAGCTCACTGAGACTCTGTCCAAACTGGAGGGGGAAGAGACCGAGAGGCAAAAGGTGGCTGGTGATTTGCATAAG GCCCAGCAGTCTCTTGATCTGATTCAGGGGGAGCTCTCAAATGTGACGGACAATGCGGATGGCCTGATCGAGAATAGCAGTCCGTCATCACAGGGG GAGGCGATCGACAGAAAGGAGAAAATGGCTGCAGGTCTGAACCAGACAGTCCGAGAGCTACAGCAGTTGCTACAAGGCGTCAGCCGGCAACTCGCCAAGGGACAGGAAGGG